A window of Ignavibacteriales bacterium contains these coding sequences:
- a CDS encoding helix-turn-helix domain-containing protein, which translates to MKKEIPPVDTEQKEILQKLNTLEDLLKKKNDKPLTFKEACAYLGYAPSYLYKLTYRKVIPHYKPTGKMIFFSKAELDEWVFKSRNQNSEISRQNETNDTKKEETLIKDSNQIEMELKDEVVVEFPRKKKR; encoded by the coding sequence ATGAAAAAGGAAATTCCCCCAGTAGATACCGAACAAAAAGAAATCCTTCAGAAACTCAACACACTTGAAGATTTACTCAAGAAGAAAAATGATAAGCCGCTGACTTTCAAAGAGGCGTGCGCTTATCTCGGTTACGCGCCAAGTTATCTTTACAAATTAACCTACCGAAAAGTAATACCGCATTACAAACCAACAGGCAAAATGATTTTCTTTTCGAAAGCTGAACTAGATGAATGGGTGTTTAAGAGCAGAAATCAGAATTCAGAAATCAGTAGACAGAATGAAACCAATGATACAAAAAAAGAGGAAACTCTTATAAAGGATTCTAATCAGATTGAGATGGAATTGAAAGATGAAGTTGTTGTTGAGTTTCCAAGAAAGAAGAAAAGATAG
- a CDS encoding DUF3800 domain-containing protein has translation MAVDLTKENFFIDESGDPNFYGNRHKLLVGTPGYQPLLLIGMIVAEDRKHLRNAVLDIKSQIENDPLYKSLHSVKPGWYLHAIEDHPDIRTKFINSLRDLEGFKTFIVIGRKDVNRFHKLHHNKPTEFYYDLLYHLLKDRMNKEDYIYQLFLAQRQRTKMDNFSFAVAKAIERDNSKRKKPIVVNYQCDIVLSSQYPELSIIDYLLWALQRYIILKEDRFYNALINKYNLIIDLYDSENYTTKRKGTSNYYPKKNPFDLKKTSDFEV, from the coding sequence ATGGCAGTTGATTTGACAAAAGAAAATTTCTTCATTGATGAGAGCGGCGATCCCAACTTCTATGGCAACCGTCATAAGTTATTAGTCGGTACACCAGGTTATCAGCCGTTGCTGTTAATTGGTATGATTGTAGCCGAAGATAGAAAACATTTGCGAAATGCCGTCCTAGATATAAAGAGTCAAATTGAAAACGACCCTTTATATAAATCATTGCATTCTGTAAAACCCGGCTGGTATCTTCATGCAATCGAAGATCATCCTGATATTAGAACAAAGTTCATCAATTCTCTAAGAGACTTGGAAGGATTCAAAACATTTATTGTTATCGGTAGGAAGGATGTAAATAGGTTTCATAAATTGCATCATAATAAACCAACGGAATTTTATTACGATTTATTGTATCATCTGTTAAAAGACAGAATGAACAAAGAGGATTATATTTATCAATTATTCTTAGCTCAACGCCAAAGGACAAAAATGGATAATTTTTCTTTTGCTGTTGCAAAAGCAATTGAAAGAGATAATTCCAAACGTAAAAAGCCAATTGTTGTAAATTATCAATGCGATATTGTTTTAAGCAGCCAATATCCGGAATTAAGTATTATTGACTATCTGTTATGGGCTTTACAACGTTATATTATTTTGAAAGAAGATCGTTTTTACAATGCATTAATTAATAAGTATAATTTGATTATTGATTTGTATGATTCGGAAAACTACACTACTAAAAGAAAAGGAACCAGTAATTACTATCCGAAAAAAAATCCTTTTGATTTGAAAAAGACATCTGATTTTGAGGTGTGA